Proteins from a single region of Carassius gibelio isolate Cgi1373 ecotype wild population from Czech Republic chromosome A5, carGib1.2-hapl.c, whole genome shotgun sequence:
- the LOC127996690 gene encoding mitochondrial import inner membrane translocase subunit Tim22, translated as MAAPAESTDASFSATSSQSATVSAAENVPLQYSLILDHLIGDKRPVKDLNPTVMGALPSPQKTEEQKMIERGMESCAFKSLIACVGGFVLGGAFGVFTAGIDSNVGLDPKDPLRTPTAREVLRDMGQRGMSYAKNFAIVGAMFSCTECLIESHRGKSDWKNAVYSGCITGGAIGFRAGLKAGVLGCGGFAAFSAAIEYYLR; from the exons ATGGCTGCGCCCGCAGAGAGCACGGATGCCTCATTCTCAGCTACTTCGAGTCAATCGGCAACTGTTTCAGCAGCGGAAAATGTTCCACTACAGTATAGTCTTATCCTGGATCATCTTATCGGTGACAAAAGACCAGTTAAAGACTTGAATCCGACTGTCATGGGTGCTTTACCGAGTCCTCAGAAAACAGAGGAGCAGAAGATGATCGAGAGGGGAATGGAGAGCTGCGCGTTTAAATCACTCATAGCGTGTGTCGGAG GGTTTGTGTTGGGAGGTGCTTTTGGTGTCTTCACAGCCGGTATTGACTCCAACGTTGGGTTGGATCCCAAAGACCCCCTAAGGACCCCCACAGCTAGAGAGGTTCTGAGAGACATGGGACAGAGAGGAATGTCATATGCTAAAAACTTTGCTATCGTGGGTGCTATGTTTTCATGCACGGAGTGTCTCATAGAATCG CATCGTGGGAAATCCGACTGGAAAAATGCCGTGTATAGCGGCTGTATTACAGGAGGAGCCATCGGATTCAGAG CTGGTCTTAAAGCTGGAGTTCTGGGCTGTGGAGGTTTTGCTGCTTTCTCTGCTGCCATTGAATACTATCTCCGATGA